TCAGGCAAAATATATAAGTATCTTTCTTCCGTTTGGATGTACTCTGCAAATCCACCTCTTTGGTTAAAACCAATCACACCAATATGTTCACAAAGATTTTCTCTTCCCGCCAAACAATGTTTACATTTACCACAAGAGGTGCCGGCACTCACTACAACTCGGTCTCCCACTTTCAATTTTGTGATTTGTTCACCGATCTCAGTGACAACACCCGAAGTTTCATGACCAGGGACACATGGAGTATATGTTGCCTTCATTTTTCCATGTAATATGAGATGAATGTCAGAGCCACATATCCCACATGCTTTTACCTTCACTTTTACTTGGTTTGGGAATAATGGTGGTAAGTCCAATTCTTGGATCTCTAAGGATTTAGATCCTTGTGGTAAAACAGCTGCTTTCATAACATAATTCCATCAAGTTCAGATAAGAATTCACTTGTATCGGATTCGTTTAATTGTTCCAACGTAAGTTCTATCATATCGTTTAAATAATATTTCAGATTTTTGTATTCCAACAAAAACAATTTTAAATTTGTTTTTTCTTCGTCAGTGAGACGATTTTCCATATTCAATTTACAAAGAGCCAAAACTCCAAATGCAGATTTGAGTTCATCTTGGTTTGATGCAATGGTAAATAATTCACGAATGTCAAGTTCGACAAAAGTAGGGAGTAAATCGGAAATCAATTCCATGGCACCAATTGGAATGGTACGGTCTAACGATTTGACATAATTCAATAGGACTCGGTAACTCTTGGAATCGCCAACATAAGACAACAGATAAACCATTCCGGAAAGTAGGACCTTATGGTAACCCCAAGAAAGCCTTCCTGAGTCGGCTTCACGGATAATTTGGTAAATCATGGCCCAAACGTTTTTATCGTTATTTGCTGCCAATTTCATCAATTCTAAGAGGCGATTTTCCCAGATTGGTTGGTCCATCTCCATTTTTAATTGGTCAATGGCTTCTAAGGGAGAATTGGGTAATGATCCTAACTTTTGCACAGTTTCCTCTCGACATAATTCTAGAATATGAGACGTATATGTCTTTTCTTTTTTATCATGCTAATGTTTTCTCTGTACGGCCGAAACTAGTTGCATAGATGAAACGTTTTTCGGTAATACTACTGCTTCTCTTCATTGCAATGGGAGAGACAACGCCGGACCAATCCAGTTCCAAAGCGACTCAGTTAATTCGTGTTAGCTACGGACTTAAGGATAACTACGAGTTTCTTCGCATTTTAAATTCAACAATCAGTAATCGTGGTACTGAAGACCAAAAAAAATACTTCAAACGATGCGTACAACACCACATCGAGTCAGAAATCCTACATTTACAAATGGATTTGGGAAAATCATACGCAGAACTACGTAGAACCCAAGGTTTACTCATCCAATTGTACATCAATGTTTTGGAAGATGAAATTGAAGAGTTAGAAATTGAGTTAGGAAGACTGGCTCGGCTTGCCAACGGAAAAGAAAAAACAGAGACCAAATTGTATTTGAGATTAGGTTATCGTGAAATTGCAGTTGCGAAACAAAAATTAATCATTGGAAAAAACATTCGTCCATATTTGTATTTGATGAAATTACAGGAGTTGGCCTTTTCATTAAAATCTTTAAAACAAGCAGAGAAATATATTGTTTTGCTTGGATTGTTACATGACTCCGTAGACGAATTCGATAAAGAAAGTCGCTCTTTCGAAGCGATGGCCAATGAAGTAATTCGAATTATTGTAAGTGATAAAGAGAAGTATTTACGATTATTGTATGATAGCCATTTTGATTCATATGGATCTCTGAATTATTACGAACAAATTTGGAAACAACCCGATTTACATGAACTAGCATCAGGAATTCCAAATTTTGATCCTGCTTACTTTCGAAACCCAGAAGAAGCAAAAATTCCAACCTTCAAATAGTTATGCG
The sequence above is a segment of the Leptospira levettii genome. Coding sequences within it:
- a CDS encoding adhesin OmpL37 family surface protein, producing the protein MKRFSVILLLLFIAMGETTPDQSSSKATQLIRVSYGLKDNYEFLRILNSTISNRGTEDQKKYFKRCVQHHIESEILHLQMDLGKSYAELRRTQGLLIQLYINVLEDEIEELEIELGRLARLANGKEKTETKLYLRLGYREIAVAKQKLIIGKNIRPYLYLMKLQELAFSLKSLKQAEKYIVLLGLLHDSVDEFDKESRSFEAMANEVIRIIVSDKEKYLRLLYDSHFDSYGSLNYYEQIWKQPDLHELASGIPNFDPAYFRNPEEAKIPTFK